Genomic window (Terriglobales bacterium):
GTGCACCGCCGCGAACACCGGGGCGGGGAAGCGGTCGATCGCGTCCATCAGCGCCTGTCCCATCTTGCCGAAGACGAACGCCGACGGCCCGTCGAGCGCCACGATCTCGTTCAGGTCGGCGCCCGCGGAAAAGAATCTCTCGTTGCCGGTGATAATGAGTGGCTTGACCTCTCGCACGAGTTCGCGCACCGCCTTGGTCAGGGCCAGCACACAGGCCCGCGTCAGCCGGTTGGTGCCGTCCTCAGAAACCAGGCGCACAACGGCCGCCTCCGCCCGCTGCTCAACCGTGAAAGGAGGATTCACGTCGACATCTTACTTGGTCGGTGGTCTTGTTCCGATTTCAGAACAAGAATCACTTTTTTGTTGACATGTGGAAAATTCGGCTACTCTGCTCCCGTTTCCAAACTCAGGGAGGCCGAACCCGGGTGGCCGAGAACAGGGACACGGTAGCCGTTCAACAAGGCTCTAACCTCAAGGCGACTGCCGCCGCTCATTCTTCCGGATTCCCTCCGCCGACTGAATTCTCCGTTTCACGCCAGATCGCGCCCATTCCCTCAGGAAATCAGCATGCGTCGTCTTGCGGTTTTACTCGTATTCTCGATTCTTGCCCTCGCCTCCTCCTCCTCCTCCGCCAACTACGTCAGCGGCTTCACGATTAGTGGTACGCCTGTTGGCGGTAGCACTCAGCAGGCCAGCGCGACGGTAACAGTCACACGCAGCACCAATGATGCGCTCTCGATCCAGTTCGTCACGCCGCCAGGTGTGTCCGTCGTC
Coding sequences:
- a CDS encoding enoyl-CoA hydratase/isomerase family protein; the protein is MNPPFTVEQRAEAAVVRLVSEDGTNRLTRACVLALTKAVRELVREVKPLIITGNERFFSAGADLNEIVALDGPSAFVFGKMGQALMDAIDRFPAPVFAAVHGYCMGGGLDLALACDFRIASPHAVFGHRGAALGLMTGWGGTQRLPRLVGRARALEMFIAAEKLHAQQALAFGLVDAVVQNPLAEAVRRCSNRP